One part of the Olleya sp. YS genome encodes these proteins:
- the mscL gene encoding large conductance mechanosensitive channel protein MscL yields the protein MKFLKEFKEFAVKGNMMDMAIGIIIGASFNKVIDVLVKKVFLPPLSLMTDGLNFQNKRYILREEVLNSKGKTTTEEVAIYYGELFEVVLDFLIVGLTVFLVVKAMNKLRDKSQDVKNKTVKTPKDIELLAKLSDLMEEQNALLKASKK from the coding sequence ATGAAATTTCTAAAAGAATTCAAAGAATTTGCTGTTAAAGGCAATATGATGGATATGGCTATTGGTATTATAATAGGTGCATCCTTTAATAAAGTGATAGATGTATTAGTAAAAAAAGTGTTTTTACCACCATTATCGTTAATGACTGATGGCTTAAACTTTCAAAATAAACGCTACATATTAAGAGAAGAGGTTTTAAATAGTAAAGGTAAAACTACAACAGAAGAAGTTGCAATATATTATGGAGAACTGTTTGAAGTTGTGTTAGACTTTTTAATCGTAGGGTTAACGGTTTTTTTAGTGGTAAAAGCCATGAATAAATTGCGGGATAAATCTCAAGATGTAAAAAATAAAACGGTAAAAACACCAAAAGATATCGAGCTTTTAGCAAAATTATCTGATTTAATGGAAGAGCAAAACGCTTTGTTAAAAGCTTCAAAAAAATAG
- the yajC gene encoding preprotein translocase subunit YajC: MEGISGFLPIIAMFAVVYFFMIAPQMKRAKQEKQFASALKRGDKVITKSGMHGKIADLNDKDNSCIIETMSGKLKFDRSAISMEMSKALNKTTTDLKK; encoded by the coding sequence ATGGAAGGAATTAGCGGATTTTTACCGATTATAGCCATGTTTGCTGTAGTGTATTTCTTTATGATTGCACCTCAGATGAAACGCGCTAAACAAGAAAAACAATTTGCTTCTGCATTAAAGCGTGGTGATAAAGTAATAACAAAAAGTGGTATGCACGGAAAGATTGCCGACCTTAATGATAAAGACAACAGTTGTATTATTGAGACGATGTCTGGAAAGTTAAAGTTTGACCGTTCTGCAATTTCTATGGAAATGAGCAAAGCCCTTAACAAAACAACTACAGACTTAAAAAAGTAG
- the nusB gene encoding transcription antitermination factor NusB, whose amino-acid sequence MLSRRHIRVKVMQVLYAFNGTESDDFSKDQKFLLYSIDNMYNLYLMMMSLLIEINKKSKVQLENIQKKHLATPEEKNPNKKFINNQVLQLIANNEALQSAFEANKINNWQLDNEYVDIIYKAIVASELYKDYMQTKTSTFKEDKEFLIDIYKEIIAPNDKLYDYIEDKNLTWLDDLPTVNTSIVKLLRKLKETSNAYLLTPKLYKDVEDKQFAIDLFKKTLLNQSKLGEEIAGKTNNWDTERIASLDLVLLKMAISELTNFPSIPTKVTINEYLEIAKEYSTPKSSIFINGILDKLLKEYQEQGKLNKVGRGLM is encoded by the coding sequence ATGCTAAGTAGAAGACATATTCGTGTTAAAGTAATGCAAGTATTATATGCATTTAATGGTACAGAAAGTGACGATTTCTCAAAAGATCAGAAGTTTTTATTATACAGTATAGACAATATGTATAATTTATACTTGATGATGATGTCCTTACTTATTGAGATTAATAAAAAATCTAAAGTTCAATTAGAAAATATCCAAAAAAAGCACTTAGCGACTCCAGAAGAAAAAAATCCAAATAAAAAATTTATAAATAACCAGGTACTTCAGCTAATTGCTAACAACGAAGCGTTACAATCAGCTTTTGAAGCCAATAAAATTAATAATTGGCAGTTAGATAATGAGTATGTAGATATTATTTACAAAGCGATAGTTGCAAGTGAATTGTATAAAGATTATATGCAAACTAAGACATCTACTTTTAAGGAAGATAAGGAGTTTTTAATTGATATATATAAAGAAATTATTGCACCAAATGATAAGTTATATGACTATATAGAAGATAAAAACTTAACATGGTTAGATGATTTACCAACGGTTAACACTTCTATTGTAAAGTTGCTTCGTAAATTAAAAGAAACTTCCAATGCATATCTGTTAACACCTAAACTGTATAAAGATGTAGAAGACAAACAGTTTGCAATAGACTTGTTTAAAAAAACATTACTAAACCAATCTAAATTAGGTGAAGAAATAGCAGGAAAAACTAATAATTGGGATACAGAGCGTATTGCAAGCTTAGATTTAGTATTACTAAAAATGGCTATTAGCGAGTTAACAAACTTCCCGTCTATACCAACCAAAGTCACAATTAATGAATATCTGGAAATAGCCAAAGAATATTCTACACCAAAAAGTAGTATTTTTATTAATGGTATTTTAGATAAACTATTAAAAGAGTACCAAGAACAAGGCAAACTAAATAAAGTTGGTCGAGGATTGATGTAG
- a CDS encoding bile acid:sodium symporter family protein, with product MLDVNQAQVQFDANGLFMLNIALAIVMFGVALGINIKDFKQLFKQPKPILIGLLSQFIVLPLVTFFLVILINPVPSIALGMFMVAACPGGNISNFMTHLSKGNTALSVSLTAFASALALFFTPFNFQLYGNFYQPTATILKAVTLHPMDIFKIMILILGIPLLLGMLFNNYKPKLAVKLSTILKPISILIFISIVVIAFSKNLEVFIGFIHHVLAIGIGHNILALLLGFGIAKLFRLSFKNQKTLSIETGIQNSGLGLLLVFTFFNGLGGMAVLVAFWGIWHIVSGLILAFFWSKTNKN from the coding sequence ATGCTAGACGTTAATCAAGCACAAGTCCAATTTGATGCTAACGGATTGTTTATGCTTAATATAGCATTGGCAATTGTAATGTTTGGCGTGGCTTTAGGTATTAATATTAAAGATTTTAAACAGCTATTTAAGCAACCTAAACCTATCCTTATTGGGTTATTATCTCAGTTTATAGTATTACCATTAGTAACCTTTTTTCTTGTAATATTAATTAATCCTGTACCAAGTATAGCTTTAGGTATGTTTATGGTAGCAGCTTGTCCTGGTGGAAACATTAGTAATTTTATGACTCATTTGTCCAAAGGTAACACCGCATTATCTGTAAGTTTAACAGCTTTTGCATCTGCTTTAGCTTTGTTTTTTACACCATTTAATTTTCAGTTGTATGGAAACTTTTATCAACCTACAGCTACTATTTTAAAAGCTGTAACACTGCATCCTATGGATATTTTTAAGATTATGATTTTAATTCTTGGTATTCCGTTACTATTAGGTATGCTATTCAATAATTATAAGCCTAAACTAGCAGTTAAGCTCTCCACTATTTTAAAACCAATATCTATCTTGATTTTTATTAGTATTGTTGTTATTGCGTTTTCTAAAAATTTAGAGGTGTTTATAGGTTTTATACATCATGTGTTAGCAATAGGTATTGGTCATAATATTTTAGCTTTACTACTAGGTTTTGGTATAGCTAAACTATTTAGACTATCTTTTAAAAATCAAAAAACGTTAAGTATAGAAACTGGAATTCAAAATTCTGGTTTAGGTCTGTTGCTAGTGTTTACTTTTTTTAATGGCTTGGGTGGAATGGCTGTTTTAGTTGCCTTTTGGGGAATTTGGCATATTGTATCTGGATTGATATTGGCGTTTTTCTGGTCTAAAACTAATAAAAATTAG
- a CDS encoding DUF1573 domain-containing protein: MKKVMILLSAICLISLTSCKEDATAKINSGNVAEAAERDAKSNKLPVITFDKKEHDFGEIISGTPQETVFTYTNTGEAPLVITDIKSTCGCTVPKDWSREPLAVGESDKFTVKFNGKGANKTSKVINITANTATGKESVKITAFIKPDPNAPKPAANTNLGPVTQ, translated from the coding sequence ATGAAAAAAGTAATGATTCTATTAAGCGCAATTTGCTTAATAAGCTTAACATCTTGTAAAGAAGATGCGACAGCAAAAATTAATTCAGGAAATGTAGCAGAAGCTGCAGAGAGAGATGCAAAATCTAACAAATTACCAGTAATTACATTTGATAAAAAAGAACACGATTTTGGAGAAATAATTTCTGGAACACCTCAAGAAACTGTATTTACTTACACTAACACTGGAGAAGCACCTTTAGTTATTACAGATATTAAAAGTACTTGTGGATGTACTGTACCAAAAGATTGGTCAAGAGAGCCATTAGCAGTAGGAGAGTCTGATAAATTTACAGTTAAATTTAACGGAAAAGGTGCTAATAAAACCTCAAAAGTGATTAATATTACTGCAAATACTGCAACAGGAAAAGAATCTGTTAAGATTACTGCTTTTATTAAGCCAGATCCTAATGCACCAAAGCCAGCAGCTAACACTAACTTAGGACCTGTAACGCAGTAA
- a CDS encoding Glu/Leu/Phe/Val dehydrogenase → MVSELINTNQLSKADPVFGQLSFDNHEQVVFCNDKDTGLKAIIGIHNTVLGPALGGTRMWQYANEWEALNDVLRLSRGMTFKSAITGLNLGGGKAVIIGDAKTQKTPELMKRFGEFVHSLSGKYITAEDVGMETADMDLVRDVTPYVTGISEAKGGAGNPSPITAYGVFMGMKAAAKYKFGTDVLEDKTVIVQGIGHVGESLVEHLTNDGAKVIIDDISEERLESISNKYGATIYNGSNIYAENVDIYAPCALGATINDATINTIQAKVIAGAANNQLADELKHGQLLQQKGIVYAPDFLINAGGIINVYAELENYGKQEIMRKTENIYNTTLEILNNANTNGITTHQAALNIAKSRIEARKKENQQ, encoded by the coding sequence ATGGTTTCAGAATTAATTAACACTAATCAATTATCAAAAGCAGATCCTGTTTTTGGGCAATTATCATTTGACAATCACGAACAAGTCGTTTTTTGCAATGACAAAGATACAGGATTAAAAGCAATAATTGGAATACATAATACGGTTTTAGGACCTGCATTAGGAGGAACTAGAATGTGGCAATATGCTAACGAGTGGGAAGCACTAAACGATGTTCTGCGTTTATCAAGAGGTATGACCTTTAAATCTGCTATTACTGGTTTAAATCTAGGTGGAGGAAAAGCAGTTATTATAGGTGATGCTAAAACACAGAAAACTCCAGAGTTAATGAAGCGTTTTGGGGAATTTGTACACAGTTTAAGCGGAAAATACATTACTGCTGAAGATGTTGGTATGGAAACTGCAGATATGGATTTAGTAAGAGATGTTACACCTTACGTTACAGGTATTTCTGAAGCTAAAGGTGGAGCAGGTAATCCGTCACCAATTACTGCATATGGTGTATTTATGGGTATGAAAGCTGCTGCTAAATACAAATTTGGAACAGATGTTTTAGAGGATAAAACGGTAATTGTACAAGGTATTGGTCATGTAGGTGAATCTTTAGTAGAGCATTTAACTAATGATGGAGCAAAAGTTATTATTGATGATATCAGCGAGGAGCGTTTAGAATCTATTAGTAATAAGTATGGTGCCACTATTTATAATGGATCAAATATCTATGCCGAAAATGTAGATATTTATGCACCATGTGCTTTAGGTGCTACTATCAATGATGCTACAATTAATACCATACAAGCTAAAGTTATTGCAGGAGCTGCTAATAATCAGTTAGCTGACGAGCTGAAGCATGGACAATTATTACAGCAAAAAGGTATTGTGTATGCACCAGACTTTTTAATCAATGCTGGTGGAATTATAAATGTCTATGCAGAACTTGAAAATTATGGTAAGCAAGAGATTATGCGTAAAACCGAAAATATCTATAATACTACTTTAGAAATTTTAAACAATGCCAATACTAATGGTATTACTACACATCAAGCAGCATTGAATATTGCTAAAAGTAGAATTGAAGCTAGAAAAAAAGAAAATCAGCAATAA
- a CDS encoding ABC transporter ATP-binding protein, whose product MKELQHLNKYFYKYRVQIIIGILITIGSKLFTVFVPKFIGSIIDVVNNQLLQPDIDETVYKAELLKFILLLLGSAVLSGILTFWMRQTIINVSRYIEFDLKNEIYQQYQKLSLNFYKKNRTGDLMNRISEDVGKVRMYAGPAIMYSINTLTLFAVALVFMFRQAPMLTLYTIIPLPILSVIIYKISSEIHKRSTIVQQYLSKLSTFSQETFSGISVIKAYGIEPETFTNFDELSETSKDKQLNLVRIQALFFPMMILLIGLSNVLVIYIGGKQYMNGEISLGTISEFIMYVNLLTWPVATVGWVTSIVQEAEASQKRINEFLKTKPEIQNNSNELSDIKGDIEFKNVSFTYDDTNIQALKEISFKVNSGETLAIIGKTGSGKSTVLDLVGRLYDVDTGEIRIDNQPIESLNLYSLRDATGYVPQDAFLFSDTINNNIKFGKENATDIEVIEAAKLAQVHKNIIKFNNKYDTVLGERGITLSGGQKQRVSIARAIIKKPQIMLFDDCLSAVDTETEEKILNNLKTITEGKTTIIVSHRISSAKNADQIIVLDDGHIVQSGTHEELINIDGYYKELYLKTTK is encoded by the coding sequence ATGAAAGAATTACAGCATCTAAACAAATACTTTTATAAATATAGAGTCCAAATTATAATAGGTATCTTAATTACCATTGGCTCTAAATTGTTTACCGTTTTTGTACCAAAATTTATAGGGTCAATTATAGATGTTGTTAATAACCAGCTACTTCAACCTGACATTGACGAAACGGTTTACAAAGCAGAATTATTAAAATTTATTTTGCTTCTACTTGGATCTGCTGTACTCTCAGGAATTTTAACCTTTTGGATGCGTCAAACCATTATTAACGTGTCACGTTATATTGAGTTTGATTTAAAAAATGAGATTTATCAACAATACCAAAAACTGTCCTTAAATTTTTACAAAAAGAACAGAACTGGCGATTTAATGAATCGTATTAGCGAAGATGTTGGTAAAGTCCGTATGTACGCTGGTCCAGCTATTATGTATAGCATCAATACACTAACACTATTTGCTGTAGCATTGGTATTTATGTTTAGACAAGCACCAATGTTAACCTTATACACTATTATACCATTACCCATTTTATCTGTGATTATCTATAAAATAAGTTCTGAAATCCACAAACGCAGCACCATAGTTCAACAATATTTATCTAAACTATCTACATTCTCTCAAGAGACGTTTAGCGGAATTTCAGTAATAAAAGCTTACGGAATAGAACCCGAAACCTTTACTAATTTTGACGAATTATCTGAAACAAGTAAAGACAAGCAACTAAACTTAGTACGTATTCAAGCCTTATTTTTTCCGATGATGATTTTATTAATTGGATTAAGTAATGTGTTAGTTATATACATTGGAGGAAAACAATATATGAATGGCGAAATAAGTTTAGGTACCATTTCGGAATTTATTATGTATGTTAACTTATTGACTTGGCCAGTTGCAACAGTTGGTTGGGTAACTTCTATTGTACAAGAAGCAGAAGCCTCTCAAAAACGAATCAATGAGTTTTTAAAAACCAAGCCAGAAATACAAAATAATAGTAACGAACTGTCTGACATCAAAGGTGATATAGAGTTTAAAAATGTATCATTTACTTATGACGACACTAATATACAGGCACTAAAAGAAATTAGTTTTAAGGTGAATTCTGGCGAAACCTTAGCAATTATAGGAAAAACTGGCTCTGGAAAATCTACAGTTTTAGATTTAGTGGGACGTTTATACGATGTGGACACAGGTGAAATACGTATCGATAACCAACCTATCGAATCCCTAAACTTATACAGCCTACGTGATGCAACTGGATACGTTCCACAAGATGCTTTTTTGTTTAGTGATACCATTAATAACAATATAAAATTTGGTAAAGAAAATGCTACTGATATCGAAGTTATTGAAGCAGCCAAACTAGCACAAGTACATAAAAATATTATTAAATTTAATAACAAATACGATACTGTTTTAGGTGAACGTGGAATCACACTTTCAGGTGGTCAAAAACAACGTGTTTCTATAGCCAGAGCTATTATTAAAAAGCCTCAAATCATGTTATTTGATGACTGCTTATCTGCAGTAGATACTGAAACAGAAGAAAAGATTTTAAATAATCTAAAAACTATTACCGAAGGTAAAACAACTATAATTGTTAGTCACAGAATATCTTCTGCTAAAAATGCAGACCAAATTATAGTATTGGATGATGGACACATTGTACAATCAGGTACGCATGAAGAGCTTATAAATATTGACGGTTACTATAAAGAGCTATATTTAAAAACGACCAAATAA
- the rlmF gene encoding 23S rRNA (adenine(1618)-N(6))-methyltransferase RlmF produces the protein MHKKNKHTDNYNFDQLVIVYPNLQPYIFTNATNKKTIDFANPKAVKALNTALLKEHYNINYWEFPDHFLCPPIPGRVDYIHHIADLLERSKINENVIVMDIGTGANCIYPLLGTSEYGWNFIGVDSNKEALAIAQNIINQNNLQEKITLRHQNDTSHVLEGVLTKKDKVTVTMCNPPFFKNEADALAATKRKLKGLGQPTDEMVRNFAGQAHELWYKGGEKAFLHTYLYESSLKKTDSFWYTSLVSNKDNVKTINQSLKKLGATAVLTIGMNIGNKKSRIVAWTFLNKEEQQDWNNK, from the coding sequence ATGCACAAAAAAAATAAGCACACAGATAATTATAATTTTGATCAATTGGTCATAGTCTATCCAAACTTACAACCTTATATTTTTACTAATGCTACCAACAAAAAGACTATAGACTTTGCTAACCCTAAAGCAGTAAAAGCTTTAAATACAGCGTTGTTAAAAGAGCACTATAATATCAATTATTGGGAGTTTCCAGATCATTTTTTATGTCCTCCAATTCCTGGTCGCGTAGATTATATCCATCATATAGCAGATTTGCTAGAGCGTTCTAAAATTAATGAAAACGTCATAGTTATGGATATTGGTACAGGAGCCAATTGCATTTATCCTTTGTTAGGTACTTCAGAATATGGATGGAATTTTATTGGAGTTGACAGTAATAAAGAGGCATTGGCAATTGCACAAAATATTATCAATCAAAATAATCTGCAAGAAAAGATAACATTAAGACATCAAAATGACACGTCTCATGTTCTGGAAGGTGTTTTAACCAAAAAAGATAAAGTTACAGTTACCATGTGTAATCCACCTTTTTTTAAAAATGAAGCAGATGCACTAGCAGCAACAAAACGAAAGTTAAAAGGATTAGGACAACCTACAGATGAGATGGTACGCAACTTTGCTGGTCAAGCACACGAGCTTTGGTATAAAGGAGGTGAGAAGGCTTTTTTACATACGTATTTATATGAAAGCTCATTAAAAAAAACAGATAGCTTTTGGTACACTAGTTTAGTGTCTAACAAGGATAATGTAAAAACTATAAATCAATCTCTAAAAAAATTAGGCGCAACAGCTGTATTAACTATTGGAATGAATATTGGAAATAAAAAGAGTAGGATAGTAGCTTGGACGTTTTTAAACAAAGAAGAACAACAAGATTGGAATAATAAATAA
- a CDS encoding tRNA-binding protein: MSHTIQFDDFTKVDLRVGTIVEVIDFPEAKNPAYQLTIDFGDLGIKKSSAQITALYTKDDLLNKQIIAVVNFPKKQIATFMSECLVLGAVNNKDVILLNPENKVPNGTVVS, from the coding sequence ATGAGTCATACCATTCAATTTGACGATTTTACTAAAGTAGATTTACGAGTAGGGACTATTGTTGAGGTTATCGATTTTCCTGAAGCTAAAAACCCAGCGTATCAACTAACTATAGATTTTGGAGATTTAGGCATTAAAAAAAGTAGCGCACAAATTACTGCTTTATATACAAAAGATGACTTGCTAAATAAACAGATAATAGCTGTAGTAAACTTTCCTAAAAAGCAAATTGCTACATTTATGAGTGAGTGCTTAGTGCTTGGAGCAGTTAATAATAAAGATGTTATTTTACTTAATCCAGAAAATAAAGTGCCTAATGGAACAGTCGTATCTTAA
- the bshB1 gene encoding bacillithiol biosynthesis deacetylase BshB1, with amino-acid sequence MKVDILAFGAHPDDVELGAGATIAKEIANGKTVAIVDLTKGELGTRGTDITRQSEAEDAKNILGVSHRENLGFADGFFVNDKQHQLEVIKMIRKYQPEIVLCNAIDDRHIDHSKGSKLISDACFLSGLIKIETTYNGQQQKQYRPKQVYHYIQWKNITPDVVVDVSDFMDVKLKSVLAYKTQFFDPSSKEPETPISSKNFTDSVTYRARDLGRLIHVDYAEGFTVERYVAVDSLFDLK; translated from the coding sequence ATGAAAGTAGATATACTAGCATTTGGTGCACATCCTGATGATGTCGAGTTAGGAGCAGGAGCTACAATAGCTAAAGAAATTGCTAACGGAAAAACTGTAGCGATTGTAGATTTAACTAAAGGAGAATTGGGTACTCGTGGAACAGACATTACACGACAATCTGAAGCTGAAGACGCTAAAAATATTTTAGGAGTTTCACATAGAGAAAACCTTGGATTTGCAGATGGTTTTTTTGTAAATGACAAGCAACATCAATTAGAAGTTATTAAAATGATACGCAAGTATCAACCAGAAATAGTGTTGTGTAATGCTATTGACGACAGACATATAGATCATAGTAAAGGCAGTAAGCTTATTAGTGATGCATGTTTTTTAAGTGGATTAATTAAAATTGAAACCACATATAATGGTCAGCAACAAAAGCAATATCGACCAAAACAAGTCTATCATTATATTCAATGGAAAAATATAACTCCAGATGTTGTGGTTGATGTATCAGATTTTATGGATGTAAAATTAAAAAGCGTGTTAGCCTATAAAACTCAATTTTTTGATCCTAGTAGCAAAGAGCCAGAAACACCTATATCAAGTAAAAATTTTACAGATAGTGTGACTTACAGAGCAAGAGATTTAGGACGATTAATACACGTAGATTATGCAGAAGGCTTTACTGTAGAGCGTTACGTTGCAGTAGATAGTTTATTTGATTTAAAATAA
- a CDS encoding 1-acyl-sn-glycerol-3-phosphate acyltransferase produces the protein MKSLWLHSVRLYIQIGMFFYYKKIIIKGKTNIPKTQPVLFLGNHQNALLDPLLIATQSGRFCYYLTRAAVFKKPLVSRLLKSLNMLPVYRVRDGWSTITKNNLIFNKSVQLLSNNNAITIFPEGSHNLVRRVRPLSKGFTRIILEFAEKFPDQTIYLIPVGFNYENIKEKGSRVSIYFGQPILSSSYNNLSTVEATNLLKQDVFEAMSKLTTQIPETNYEATLQQLQDLNVDFTNPEQVNACIDNGFENCVSKPNKASFIKILLQPLVYLILCVPVIIWRTLVKPKVDEEEFLSTFRFAICLTLVPLWVLVLCVILFYAFGLIIASIGFSIIILLMLVYIKS, from the coding sequence TTGAAGTCTTTATGGTTACATAGTGTACGATTATACATCCAAATAGGAATGTTTTTTTATTATAAAAAAATCATCATAAAAGGAAAAACCAACATACCTAAAACACAACCTGTTTTATTCTTAGGTAATCATCAAAATGCTTTATTAGACCCTTTATTAATTGCAACCCAATCTGGACGATTTTGTTATTACTTAACCAGAGCTGCAGTATTTAAAAAACCATTAGTAAGTCGCTTATTAAAAAGCTTAAATATGCTTCCGGTTTATCGTGTTAGAGATGGTTGGAGCACTATAACTAAAAATAATTTAATTTTTAATAAAAGTGTTCAATTGCTAAGCAATAATAACGCAATTACTATTTTTCCTGAAGGTAGCCATAATTTAGTTAGACGCGTTAGACCTTTAAGTAAAGGGTTTACTAGAATTATTTTAGAGTTTGCTGAAAAGTTTCCCGATCAAACTATTTACCTTATTCCAGTTGGGTTTAATTATGAAAATATAAAAGAAAAAGGTAGTCGTGTGTCTATTTACTTTGGACAGCCAATCTTATCTTCATCGTATAATAATTTAAGTACAGTCGAAGCTACTAATCTATTAAAACAAGATGTTTTTGAGGCAATGAGTAAATTGACCACTCAAATTCCTGAGACTAATTATGAAGCCACATTACAACAGTTACAAGATTTAAATGTTGATTTTACTAATCCAGAGCAAGTTAATGCTTGCATTGATAATGGGTTTGAAAACTGTGTGTCTAAGCCTAATAAGGCTTCCTTTATCAAAATATTATTACAACCCTTGGTGTATCTTATATTATGTGTTCCAGTTATTATTTGGAGGACCTTAGTCAAACCTAAAGTTGATGAAGAAGAGTTTTTATCGACCTTTAGATTTGCGATCTGTTTAACTTTGGTTCCTTTATGGGTTTTGGTTTTATGTGTAATATTATTTTATGCGTTTGGGCTAATAATAGCAAGTATTGGGTTTAGCATTATAATACTATTAATGCTAGTTTACATAAAGTCATAA
- a CDS encoding PUR family DNA/RNA-binding protein yields the protein MRNNEMMEKEEIFSKVLRAGRRTYFFDVRATKADDYYLTITESKKFTNDDGSFHYKKHKIYLYKEDFNEFNDILKEMTDYIITEKGDEVISERHQKDFKKEYDTPKAESTEDTASTESTDASSAESRFTDVDFDDI from the coding sequence ATGCGCAATAACGAGATGATGGAGAAGGAAGAAATTTTTTCGAAAGTATTAAGAGCAGGACGACGTACTTACTTTTTTGATGTAAGAGCTACTAAAGCAGATGATTATTACTTAACTATCACGGAAAGTAAAAAGTTTACTAATGATGATGGATCGTTTCATTACAAAAAACATAAAATCTATTTATACAAAGAAGATTTTAATGAATTTAATGATATTTTAAAAGAAATGACGGATTACATCATTACTGAAAAAGGAGATGAAGTAATTAGCGAGCGTCACCAAAAGGACTTTAAAAAAGAATACGATACACCAAAAGCAGAATCAACTGAAGATACTGCAAGTACAGAGTCTACTGATGCATCAAGTGCTGAAAGCAGATTTACTGATGTAGATTTTGATGATATTTAA
- a CDS encoding PLP-dependent aspartate aminotransferase family protein: protein MKSKNVGLNTVCTHVGEVPDNQFKGAISPIYLSSSYEFMDVDVKRYPRYFNTPNQEYLAKKIAALEHTDTAMIFGSGMAAISHMFLAFLKSGDHIVVQNTLYGGTTNFIREEFPKLNIKFTFTNGYKVEDFEAAIQPNTKLIHIETPSNPLLTITDIKAIATLAKQRNIVTSIDNTFASPVNQNPADFGIDLIMHSATKYFGGHSDICAGAVAGSKSHMDKIWNVSKNYGGSLSDFTVWMLERSMKTMGLRVKAQTKNAMKLAKWLNKQAFVKQVYYPGLKSHPEHQLAASQMKGFGAMLSFELLDSIDSNQFMKQLHLIKSSMSLAGIESTMLSPAQTSHSLLTQEQREAVGITDGLIRFSVGIEDVKDLKTDILQAIQNL from the coding sequence ATGAAATCTAAAAACGTTGGTCTAAATACTGTATGTACGCACGTAGGAGAAGTACCTGACAACCAGTTTAAAGGTGCAATTTCACCTATTTATTTATCGTCATCTTATGAGTTTATGGATGTAGATGTCAAACGTTATCCTCGTTATTTTAATACACCAAATCAAGAATACTTAGCTAAAAAGATTGCAGCTTTAGAGCATACAGATACTGCTATGATTTTTGGTTCCGGAATGGCTGCTATTAGCCATATGTTTTTAGCTTTTTTAAAATCGGGTGATCATATTGTTGTACAAAATACCTTGTATGGTGGTACAACTAATTTTATTAGAGAAGAATTTCCTAAACTCAATATAAAATTTACGTTTACCAATGGATATAAAGTTGAAGATTTTGAGGCAGCAATCCAGCCCAACACCAAGTTGATACATATAGAAACACCATCAAATCCGTTACTAACTATCACAGATATTAAAGCTATTGCTACCTTAGCTAAGCAAAGAAACATTGTGACAAGTATTGATAATACATTTGCTAGTCCTGTTAACCAAAATCCAGCAGATTTTGGTATAGATTTAATCATGCATTCTGCAACTAAGTATTTTGGAGGTCATAGTGATATTTGTGCAGGAGCTGTTGCTGGAAGTAAAAGTCATATGGATAAAATATGGAATGTGTCTAAAAACTATGGAGGAAGTTTAAGCGATTTTACAGTCTGGATGTTAGAGCGTAGTATGAAAACCATGGGTTTACGTGTTAAAGCACAAACCAAAAACGCTATGAAGTTAGCTAAATGGTTAAATAAGCAAGCATTTGTTAAACAGGTTTACTATCCAGGACTAAAGTCGCATCCAGAGCATCAATTAGCAGCCTCACAAATGAAAGGGTTTGGAGCTATGTTATCCTTTGAATTATTAGACTCGATAGATTCTAATCAATTTATGAAGCAATTACATTTAATAAAATCGTCAATGAGTTTAGCAGGTATTGAAAGTACAATGCTATCACCTGCACAAACGTCTCATTCATTATTAACTCAAGAACAACGCGAAGCGGTTGGAATTACTGATGGATTAATCAGATTTTCAGTTGGAATAGAAGACGTTAAAGATTTAAAAACAGATATTTTACAAGCCATTCAAAATCTATAA